The proteins below come from a single Kryptolebias marmoratus isolate JLee-2015 linkage group LG12, ASM164957v2, whole genome shotgun sequence genomic window:
- the zgc:103625 gene encoding methyltransferase-like 26 B, with amino-acid sequence MLLSPQAERNWEGLCSVLEDVLEDESHRQLFALELGSGTGQHVVRFAQKIPFVTWQPSDIKEEHRDSIKAYIDATQAKTVLQPIFLDASEPWEKWAGLSRSSCDVIIAINLLQYSSFKTAQGVCSGAGQILKQNGLLITHGVFAVNGVITPSCNEHLDEELRKLNPEWGLPDLDVLRQQAYGSGLRLERMIEMEDYYKCLVFRKL; translated from the exons ATGCTGCTGTCTCCTCAGGCGGAGAGAAACTGGGAGGGTCTTTGTTCGGTGCTTGAAGACGTCCTGGAGGACGAGTCCCACCGGCAGCTGTTTGCCTTGGAGCTGGGCTCTGGAACAGGACAGCACGTCGTACGGTTTGCCCAGAAGATCCCTTTTGTTACTTGGCAGCCGTCGGATATCAAAGAGGAGCACCGGgacag CATAAAGGCTTATATTGATGCAACCCAGGCAAAAACTGTGCTGCAGCCCATCTTCTTGGACGCCAGCGAGCCTTGGGAGAAATGGGCCGGCCTTTCTCGCAGCTCCTGTGATGTTATTATTGCCATTAACTTATTACAGTACAGCTCCTTCAAAACAGCCCAG GGTGTTTGCAGCGGAGCAGGTCAGATCCTCAAACAAAACGGCCTTTTGATAACACATGGG GTGTTTGCCGTTAATGGCGTCATTACACCAAGTTGTAACGAGCACCTGGATGAAGAGCTTCGAAAACT GAACCCAGAGTGGGGTCTGCCAGATCTTGATGTTCTCAGACAGCAGGCCTACGGGAGCGGCCTACGCTTGGAGAGGATG attgaGATGGAAGATTACTACAAATGCCTCGTCTTCAGGAAACTCTAA
- the mrpl12 gene encoding 39S ribosomal protein L12, mitochondrial, whose translation MYCTGRCLRTALRAAARTHRQQLQQQAPASCTLRLLQTSAASRSDTIATPQLDGEPKQYSPKIQQLVSDISGLTLLEVSDLNELLKKTLNIQDVGMMPMGAMAGGAVSAAQATEEEEEAPVKKEKTHFVVKLIELKAEDKVKLIKEVKNCIHGLNLVQAKKLVESLPQEIRANAAKDEAEKLKAALEAAGGTVVLE comes from the exons ATGTACTGCACCGGACGCTGCCTCCGGACCGCGCTGCGGGCCGCCGCGCGCACGCACCG CcaacagcttcagcagcaggccCCGGCCTCGTGTACTCTCAGACTGCTGCAGACCAGCGCGGCCAGCCGATCAGACACCATCGCCACGCCCCAACTAGACGGAGAACCCAaacagtattctccgaaaatcCAGCAGCTCGTCAGCGACATATCTGGCCTCACCTTGTTAGAGGTGTCGGACCTCAACGAGCTCCTCAAG AAAACTCTAAACATTCAGGATGTTGGAATGATGCCGATGGGGGCAATGGCCGGAGGAGCTGTGTCTGCAGCTCAG gccacagaagaggaggaggaggcaccagttaaaaaggagaaaacgcACTTCGTAGTAAAGCTGATAGAATTAAAAGCAGAAGATAAAGTAAAGCTTATAAAGGAAGTAAAGAACTGCATCCACGGCTTGAACCTGGTGCAG GCTAAGAAGCTAGTGGAGTCTCTCCCTCAGGAAATCCGGGCTAATGCAGCCAAGGACGAAGCAGAGAAACTAAAAGCCGCCCTGGAGGCAGCAGGAGGCACCGTGGTGTTGGAGTAG
- the slc25a10 gene encoding mitochondrial dicarboxylate carrier isoform X2 produces the protein MNSNVSPAGVCFSYNMQENRISRWYFGGVSSSAAACLTHPLDLIKVHLQTQQEVRLRMIGMTVNVVRREGYLALYSGLSASLCRQMTYSLSRFAIYETIRDRINRENKTLMPFYQKVLLGAFGGFAGGLIGTPADLVNVRMQNDVKLPAELRRNYAHVLDGLLRVWKEGIFKLFSGATMASVRGALVSIGQLSCYDQSKQLVLATGYFTDNILTHFLASVFAGGCAIILCQPLDVVKTRIMNSKLEYRSVLHCLTETAKLGPKAFYKGLVPAAIRLIPQTVFTFIFLEQLKQHFGLVVVT, from the exons ATGAACAGCAACGTCTCACCTGCTGGAGTTTGTTTCTCCTACAACATGCAGGAAAATCGTATTTCTCGCTGGTATTTTGGTGGAGTCTCTTCTAGCGCAGCTGCTTGCTTAACCCACCCTCTGGATTTGATTAAG GTGCACTTACAGACGCAGCAGGAGGTGAGGCTGAGGATGATCGGGATGACCGTGAACGTGGTGAGAAGAGAAGGTTATCTGGCGCTCTACAGCGGCCTCAGTGCTTCCCTCTGCCGCCAG ATGACATATTCTCTGTCACGGTTTGCCATTTATGAGACAATCAGGGACagaataaacagagaaaacaaaactttaatgcCTTTCTATCAGAAAGTCCTGCTTGGTGCATTCGGAG gGTTTGCCGGAGGTTTAATTGGGACCCCAGCTGACTTGGTGAACGTCCG AATGCAAAACGATGTCAAGCTGCCGGCAGAGCTCAGAAGAAA CTACGCTCATGTGCTTGATGGACTGCTACGTGTTTGGAAGGAAG GAATCTTTAAATTATTCTCTGGAGCTACTATGGCTTCAGTTCGAGGAGCTCTGGTTTCTATCGGACAG CTGTCCTGTTATGACCAGTCCAAACAGCTGGTTCTGGCCACAGGTTATTTCACTGATAACATCCTTACTCACTTTCTGGCCAGTGTGTTCGCG GGCGGTTGTGCGATAATCCTGTGTCAACCACTTGATGTTGTCAAAACAAGAATAATGAACTCAAAGCTGGAATACAga aGCGTGCTTCACTGTCTGACAGAAACAGCAAAGCTTGGCCCGAAGGCTTTCTACAAG GGTCTCGTTCCTGCAGCCATTCGCCTCATCCCCCAAACAGTCTTCACTTTCATATTCCttgagcagctgaagcagcattTTGGTCTGGTGGTCGTCACCTAA
- the slc25a10 gene encoding mitochondrial dicarboxylate carrier isoform X1 has product MNSNVSPAGVCFSYNMQENRISRWYFGGVSSSAAACLTHPLDLIKVHLQTQQEVRLRMIGMTVNVVRREGYLALYSGLSASLCRQMTYSLSRFAIYETIRDRINRENKTLMPFYQKVLLGAFGGFAGGLIGTPADLVNVRMQNDVKLPAELRRNYAHVLDGLLRVWKEEGIFKLFSGATMASVRGALVSIGQLSCYDQSKQLVLATGYFTDNILTHFLASVFAGGCAIILCQPLDVVKTRIMNSKLEYRSVLHCLTETAKLGPKAFYKGLVPAAIRLIPQTVFTFIFLEQLKQHFGLVVVT; this is encoded by the exons ATGAACAGCAACGTCTCACCTGCTGGAGTTTGTTTCTCCTACAACATGCAGGAAAATCGTATTTCTCGCTGGTATTTTGGTGGAGTCTCTTCTAGCGCAGCTGCTTGCTTAACCCACCCTCTGGATTTGATTAAG GTGCACTTACAGACGCAGCAGGAGGTGAGGCTGAGGATGATCGGGATGACCGTGAACGTGGTGAGAAGAGAAGGTTATCTGGCGCTCTACAGCGGCCTCAGTGCTTCCCTCTGCCGCCAG ATGACATATTCTCTGTCACGGTTTGCCATTTATGAGACAATCAGGGACagaataaacagagaaaacaaaactttaatgcCTTTCTATCAGAAAGTCCTGCTTGGTGCATTCGGAG gGTTTGCCGGAGGTTTAATTGGGACCCCAGCTGACTTGGTGAACGTCCG AATGCAAAACGATGTCAAGCTGCCGGCAGAGCTCAGAAGAAA CTACGCTCATGTGCTTGATGGACTGCTACGTGTTTGGAAGGAAG AAGGAATCTTTAAATTATTCTCTGGAGCTACTATGGCTTCAGTTCGAGGAGCTCTGGTTTCTATCGGACAG CTGTCCTGTTATGACCAGTCCAAACAGCTGGTTCTGGCCACAGGTTATTTCACTGATAACATCCTTACTCACTTTCTGGCCAGTGTGTTCGCG GGCGGTTGTGCGATAATCCTGTGTCAACCACTTGATGTTGTCAAAACAAGAATAATGAACTCAAAGCTGGAATACAga aGCGTGCTTCACTGTCTGACAGAAACAGCAAAGCTTGGCCCGAAGGCTTTCTACAAG GGTCTCGTTCCTGCAGCCATTCGCCTCATCCCCCAAACAGTCTTCACTTTCATATTCCttgagcagctgaagcagcattTTGGTCTGGTGGTCGTCACCTAA